In Candidatus Acetothermia bacterium, a single window of DNA contains:
- a CDS encoding TMEM165/GDT1 family protein: MDWKLVAMTFGMLFLAELGDKTQLAVFTLAAQHRAPWSVFLGASLALATVSLLGAFVGGIVGEALPSKYVGFGAGILFVAMGGLIIYRAAVSA, encoded by the coding sequence TTGGACTGGAAACTCGTGGCCATGACGTTTGGGATGTTGTTCTTGGCCGAGCTCGGGGACAAGACCCAGCTCGCCGTGTTCACCCTGGCTGCCCAGCACCGGGCCCCTTGGTCGGTGTTCCTCGGCGCCTCGCTGGCCCTGGCCACGGTGAGCCTGCTCGGGGCGTTCGTGGGGGGGATCGTGGGGGAGGCCCTGCCCTCAAAGTACGTTGGGTTTGGGGCAGGGATCCTGTTCGTGGCTATGGGTGGCCTCATCATCTACCGGGCCGCGGTGAGCGCGTAG
- a CDS encoding MATE family efflux transporter, which yields ALRVVRTPAEVLPMALAYLRIECLGLPMMFGTFAFTGLLLGVGDTRTPMYLMGTSVLANAMLDPFFIFGWGPFPALGVAGAAIATVLSRGLAALVGLWLLTTGRVGLRLRRDRLLPRSARVREIGRVGIPNVLDQAGTSFGFVILMALVAGFGTTVVAAYGVGNRLINLLNVAIWGATSALVAMVGQNLGAEQTARAEEIARRGVRATFLVLGGLSLLTFLVREPLYRVFIADPAVIEEGARFLAIFGFSVPFFGLFAAAGAVFRGSGHTVPPMVFSLIRLWGLRIGMSWLLAYLWGLGPTGLWMGMALSNAAAGVGLLAWLRRGTWKRKVITAPAAVERGATP from the coding sequence GCCCTGCGCGTGGTGCGGACGCCGGCCGAGGTGTTGCCTATGGCCCTCGCCTACTTGCGCATCGAGTGCCTAGGGCTCCCGATGATGTTCGGCACGTTCGCGTTCACCGGGCTCCTCCTTGGGGTCGGGGACACCCGAACCCCGATGTACCTCATGGGCACCTCCGTTCTCGCCAATGCCATGTTGGACCCGTTCTTCATCTTTGGGTGGGGGCCGTTCCCCGCGCTTGGGGTGGCCGGAGCGGCCATCGCCACCGTGCTTTCCCGCGGGCTGGCGGCCCTGGTCGGGCTGTGGCTCCTCACCACAGGGAGGGTGGGACTCCGGCTGCGGCGGGACCGGCTCCTGCCCCGCTCTGCCCGGGTGCGCGAGATCGGGCGCGTGGGGATCCCCAACGTCCTCGATCAAGCGGGCACTTCGTTTGGGTTCGTGATCCTGATGGCCCTCGTGGCCGGGTTTGGGACCACCGTGGTCGCTGCGTACGGTGTAGGGAACCGGCTCATCAACCTGCTCAACGTGGCGATCTGGGGAGCGACGAGCGCCTTGGTGGCGATGGTGGGGCAGAACCTGGGCGCCGAGCAGACGGCGCGGGCGGAGGAGATCGCGCGGCGGGGCGTCCGGGCCACGTTCCTCGTCCTGGGGGGTCTATCCCTCCTGACGTTCCTCGTTCGGGAGCCGCTGTACCGGGTGTTCATCGCCGATCCGGCGGTGATCGAAGAGGGGGCACGGTTCCTGGCCATCTTCGGGTTCTCGGTGCCGTTCTTCGGCCTGTTCGCCGCCGCGGGCGCCGTGTTCCGGGGATCTGGGCACACCGTGCCCCCGATGGTGTTCTCCCTGATCCGGCTGTGGGGTCTGCGCATCGGGATGTCCTGGCTCCTCGCCTACCTTTGGGGCTTGGGACCGACCGGCTTGTGGATGGGCATGGCCCTCAGCAACGCGGCGGCCGGGGTGGGGCTCCTCGCGTGGCTCCGCCGCGGGACTTGGAAGCGCAAGGTGATCACGGCCCCCGCCGCGGTGGAACGAGGCGCCACCCCTTGA
- a CDS encoding ABC transporter substrate-binding protein: MRKLVLAAVLAAFGLLSLGRPIVIGITQIVDHPALNAVRDGVIATLREAGYVDGQNVRFILGNAQGDFSVAIAIAQNFLAQGVDLVVSIATPTSQAAVQVFKDTGIPVVFSAVTDPVGAGLTGYPNVTGLSDLIDVRADLMLLQELVPGAKRVGMVYNPGEVNSAILTAMAEKAARELGLTIVAAAAENTAAVPLAAQSLIGRVDALYVTTDNTVVAALEAVVDVANRERLPFLVADPTSLERGALMCTGFDYYDHGLMTGEVVANVLAGVAPKDIPITYQRGTQVWLNLDMAQRIGFAFPTSVVGKATGILLGGRRFVAEE; the protein is encoded by the coding sequence ATGCGAAAGCTTGTATTAGCCGCAGTGCTAGCAGCTTTTGGACTCCTCAGTCTGGGCCGGCCGATCGTGATCGGCATCACCCAGATCGTGGACCACCCCGCCCTGAACGCGGTGCGCGATGGGGTGATCGCGACCCTGCGCGAGGCGGGCTACGTGGACGGACAGAACGTGCGGTTCATCCTGGGCAACGCCCAAGGGGACTTCTCGGTGGCCATCGCCATCGCCCAGAACTTCCTCGCCCAAGGGGTGGACCTCGTGGTGTCCATCGCTACCCCCACTTCCCAGGCCGCCGTTCAGGTGTTCAAGGACACCGGGATCCCCGTGGTGTTCTCGGCGGTGACGGACCCGGTGGGGGCTGGTCTCACCGGTTATCCCAATGTGACCGGGCTTTCTGACCTGATCGATGTTCGGGCGGACCTAATGCTCCTGCAGGAGTTGGTGCCTGGGGCCAAACGGGTGGGGATGGTGTACAACCCCGGGGAAGTGAACTCCGCGATCCTTACGGCGATGGCGGAGAAGGCGGCCCGGGAGTTGGGCCTCACCATCGTGGCTGCAGCCGCCGAGAACACGGCGGCCGTGCCCCTGGCCGCCCAGTCCCTCATCGGCCGGGTGGATGCCCTCTACGTGACCACCGACAACACCGTAGTTGCGGCATTGGAAGCAGTGGTAGATGTGGCGAACCGGGAGCGCCTCCCGTTCCTGGTGGCCGACCCCACGAGCCTGGAGCGGGGGGCCCTGATGTGCACGGGATTCGACTACTACGACCATGGCCTCATGACCGGGGAAGTGGTGGCCAACGTCCTCGCTGGCGTTGCGCCCAAGGACATCCCCATCACCTACCAGAGGGGCACCCAGGTCTGGCTCAACTTGGACATGGCCCAGCGGATCGGGTTTGCCTTCCCGACCTCGGTGGTGGGGAAGGCCACCGGGATCCTCCTCGGGGGCCGGCGGTTCGTAGCCGAGGAGTAG
- a CDS encoding DUF11 domain-containing protein, translating into MRGTRWQAVAGLLLAWGLVAVGGKVDLSGPTQMGRCEEAWFTIAFTADVVQTASAIVFTVALPNAGFAYVTGSGLITLGDGTPIAAEPAPVGLDLVWDLDLILGVAYELPPGETVTVVFALRTGCGTISGTLGARVDYEEDGVPRYGTDSQPIEILPGALVLYKEPSVVPAAVGDVVTWTLVVENTGLGPIYNVVVTDVLGSGLAYVSSDPAGDNAGQATTWDKSHAPSLEEIAPGQRVEIELQAELVACTGLENRLDARFGCD; encoded by the coding sequence ATGAGGGGTACGAGGTGGCAGGCCGTAGCGGGGCTTCTTCTTGCGTGGGGATTGGTCGCGGTCGGGGGGAAGGTGGACCTCTCCGGCCCGACCCAGATGGGGCGGTGCGAAGAGGCTTGGTTCACGATCGCGTTCACCGCCGACGTAGTTCAGACAGCGAGTGCGATTGTCTTCACCGTCGCGCTCCCCAATGCCGGGTTCGCCTACGTCACGGGTTCGGGGCTGATCACGCTCGGCGACGGGACGCCCATTGCGGCAGAGCCGGCGCCGGTCGGGCTCGATCTCGTCTGGGATTTGGACTTGATCCTCGGCGTGGCCTACGAGCTTCCGCCTGGGGAGACGGTGACCGTCGTGTTCGCCCTGAGGACGGGCTGTGGGACGATCTCCGGCACCCTGGGTGCGCGGGTGGACTACGAGGAGGACGGAGTCCCGAGGTACGGGACGGACTCTCAGCCCATCGAGATCCTGCCCGGGGCGCTCGTCCTCTACAAGGAGCCCTCCGTCGTCCCCGCCGCGGTGGGGGACGTCGTCACCTGGACCCTGGTCGTGGAGAACACGGGCCTTGGCCCGATCTACAACGTGGTCGTAACCGACGTCCTGGGGAGCGGGCTCGCCTACGTGTCGTCCGATCCTGCCGGCGACAACGCGGGCCAGGCGACGACCTGGGACAAGAGCCATGCTCCGTCGCTCGAGGAGATCGCCCCCGGGCAGCGCGTGGAGATCGAGCTCCAAGCCGAGCTCGTCGCGTGCACGGGCCTGGAGAACAGGCTCGACGCCCGGTTCGGCTGCGACGA
- a CDS encoding MATE family efflux transporter, translating to MRERILNGPILPTMLVLAWPVMLSSALQALYNLIDAFWLGKLSTEALSAPSVASPIIFFLMSLGTGFQAAGSALVGQHVGAGDQRGADEVGTQVFSFLVFLSFGVGLLGFFLAPFALRVVRTPAEVLPMALAY from the coding sequence GTGCGCGAGCGCATCCTCAACGGCCCGATCCTCCCGACGATGCTCGTCCTCGCCTGGCCGGTCATGTTGTCCAGCGCCCTTCAGGCGCTGTACAACCTGATCGACGCCTTCTGGCTCGGGAAGCTGTCCACTGAGGCCCTGTCCGCGCCGAGCGTGGCCTCGCCGATCATCTTCTTCCTGATGTCGTTGGGCACAGGGTTCCAAGCTGCCGGCTCGGCGTTGGTGGGCCAGCACGTGGGGGCCGGGGATCAGCGCGGGGCCGACGAGGTGGGGACCCAGGTGTTTTCCTTTCTCGTCTTCCTCTCATTCGGAGTGGGACTCCTTGGGTTCTTCCTCGCCCCGTTTGCCCTGCGCGTGGTGCGGACGCCGGCCGAGGTGTTGCCTATGGCCCTCGCCTACTT
- a CDS encoding ABC transporter permease, whose translation MTLVLPAVEQGLIYGLMALGVYLSFRVLAFPDLSVDGTFPLGAALAAALITAGWDPFLASLVALGAGAAAGAFTGVLATKFRIQGLLAGVLTMIMLYSLNLRIMGRPNLALLGRPSVLRLATGALGLPNPWGLVVVVAILALALKFLLDTFFHTELGMALRATGDNPDVVRAYGVSPEGMTILGLALSNALVALAGALAAQYSGFADVGMGVGTIVAGLASVIVGEMLLRPRSVGWATAAVLLGSCLYRGAILVALRYGGALGFTPSDLRLLTALVVLGALMAPALRTRIKGEEA comes from the coding sequence GTGACGCTGGTCCTTCCCGCGGTGGAGCAGGGGCTCATCTACGGCCTCATGGCCCTGGGGGTGTACCTTTCATTCCGAGTCCTCGCGTTCCCCGATCTGTCCGTGGACGGGACGTTCCCCCTTGGGGCGGCGCTGGCCGCGGCCCTCATCACCGCGGGATGGGACCCGTTCCTGGCGAGCCTGGTGGCGCTGGGGGCCGGGGCCGCGGCCGGGGCCTTCACCGGGGTCCTCGCCACCAAGTTTCGCATCCAGGGGCTCCTCGCTGGTGTGCTCACCATGATCATGCTGTATTCCCTGAACCTGCGGATCATGGGGCGACCCAACCTCGCCCTCCTCGGCCGCCCCTCGGTCCTCCGCCTCGCCACCGGGGCGTTGGGGTTGCCCAACCCGTGGGGGTTGGTCGTCGTGGTTGCGATCTTGGCGTTGGCGCTGAAGTTCCTGTTGGACACGTTCTTCCACACCGAGCTGGGGATGGCCCTGCGGGCTACGGGGGACAACCCGGATGTGGTGCGGGCGTACGGGGTGAGCCCGGAGGGGATGACGATCCTCGGGCTCGCCCTGTCCAACGCCCTGGTGGCCTTGGCCGGGGCCTTGGCCGCCCAGTACTCGGGGTTCGCCGACGTGGGGATGGGGGTGGGGACCATCGTGGCCGGGCTGGCCTCGGTGATCGTGGGGGAGATGCTCCTCCGTCCCCGGTCGGTGGGGTGGGCCACGGCCGCGGTCCTCCTCGGGTCGTGCCTGTACCGGGGGGCGATCCTCGTCGCCCTTCGGTACGGGGGGGCGCTGGGATTCACCCCCTCCGACCTCAGGC